The nucleotide window CGGCATAGATCCGTGTATTGATTACCGCCGTACCGATCCGGCGCATACACGcgccaattaccgcgttaTCGTAAACGTTCTGTTATATTCGTGTTTGTCCGGCGACGTCTCAACCACGCGTTCGTCACAGTTGGCTTATTgtacattgttttattaattgaataaatcctcaattaattgttacacaCCACGTCTCGTGCATTTTCGGACCTATCTATTCTCTCGCGAATCCTGTCCGCCCGGCGAGCACGTCCGGGCACTTCGGCTTGCACGACATTCGCGGCCAcgaattacggtcgtttcataatatatttgaatatatataaagagagTGTTAACAGTATAAAGGCTCGAGGCAGACTGACGGTCCTGCCGAGCGAAAGACCGCATAAAGCGCATAGGGAGAATATTCTTATCTCCCCTTGCATCCTCTTATCTTAGAGatacataataatatatatatgtcggTAGTATAAGGAAACTACATTCTTTAATTTCTACACTAATTCGTCACATTTCGGTGACGAACGCGAATTTCGAACGGTCGTGGAAGCTAGTCACGGACTATTACGACAAGCCCCGTCATCTCGTCCGCGCTTATCTCGATAACTTCCTAGCCGTGCcaaaattgaaacgcgaatcAGCGGAAGATCTCCGCCAGCTATTCCACACGCTGCGTTCGACTGTAAATTCCCTCGAAAGTATTGGCCGGCCTATTTCGAGTAGCGAGGATCTGTTCGTTCACCTCGCCGTCAACTTGCTCGATCCGCAGACGCGCCGCGAATGGGAACGAACAATAAACGACTCCACCGCACCACCGAAGTATGCGGCTCTGGAGACGTTTTTAGAACGCTGCCTTCACACGCTGGAGGCAGTTGCCGTGAATAAATCCGAGAACGCGATCTCGCGACCGGTCGGTGCCGCTGCCAAGCAAACGCGAAATCACGCAGCTCGAAAGGCGGAAGCTAAACTGGAGAAAAAATCGGGCCGCTGCGCGCTCTGCACCCGGgatcattttcttcttttctgcGAGGAGTACCGGAGGAAGAACCCTGCCGAAAAATTGGCTGTGGTTTGTGATCGCAAACTGTGCTTAAATTGCCTCGAGCAACATCAAGTCTCGGCATGCAAGTCGAAGAAGAATTGCGCGGCGTGCGGCTCGCGCCATCATTCGAGCGTTCACGACGTGTGTCGCGTGGAAGAGGCGTGCATTACGAGTCAAGCGGCGGgcggttcgcgcgcgcgagtatCCGCCGTATTGCTGGCAACCGCTCGGGTTTTGGTCGCCGACCGCTTCGGTAAGCGGCACCTTGTTTGCGCTCTGATCGACCAGGGCTCCGAGTGTTCCATGGCCTCGGAGCGGCTCGCGCAGCGGCTGAGAGTGGAGCGAGCTCCCGCCGCCGTCTCGGTTTTCGGTATCGGTGGCAACAAGGCGGCGATGTCGCATTCCTGCGTGCAGATCTCCGTCTCCCGACGCACGAGCGGCCCTGCTCTGCGCGTGAAGGCCTTCATGCTTCCTCGGTTGACGGCTTACGCCGGGAAGCTGGATTCACCCGTCGGACCGTGGCCTCATCTTCTCGGGTTGGAGCTGGCCGATCCCGAGTACGCCGCCGCGGACGCCGTGGACCTCCTGTTTGGCGCGGAGGTATTTGCGTCAATAATTCTGCCGGGTTTGAAGAAGGGTGGCCCGTCGCATCCGGTTGCCCAAAATACGAGTCTCGGCTGGATATTGTCGGGTCAGGTGGGCGACTTACTGCGCGCCCACCCCTCGCGCTTCTTTCAATGTCGGATTGAAGACGAGCTTATGAGCCTGGTGAGAGGCTTCTGGGCGCAGGAGGAGCTGGGTGCTGACCGGTTAGCCCCGTCAGTGGAGGATGAATCGTGCGAGCGTCACTTCCGCGAGACGCACTCTCGCGCGCCCGACGGCCGGTATCGCGTTCGGCTGCCCTTCCGGCTCCCACTGCCCGACTTCTTCGGTACCAGGCGGCTGGCGTTGCGGATGCTCGAGCAGACCGAAAAGAAGTTCCGTCGCGACACGAAGTTCCAGGAAACTTACCGCGACTTCATGCAACAGTATGAGAGCCTGGGGCACATGACCGTCGCGTGCGACGACGACAATGCGGCAAGGCAAGCCAGCCGTGTTACCTCCCGCACCACGGCGTTCTTCGGGAATCGAGCGCTACCACGAAGCTGCGGGTGGTTTTTAATGGCTCGGCTCTCGGATTTTCTGCCGGGTCCTTAAATCAATTTCTGATGACCGGTGCGAATCTACTGCTTGCTCTGGCAGACGTGCTTCTACGGTGGCGACGTCATCGATTTGCCGTGGCGGCggatattgaaaaaatgtaCCGCCAGATCGAGGTCGACTCCCGCGACCGCGACTTTCAGCGCATCCTTTGGAGGGGCGATTCAGAGTCGGAAATTCGCGAATTTCAGCTTAATACGGTGACGTACGGGCTCTCCTGCGCTCCGTTCCTGGCGATTCGCACCCTTCGGCAGTTGGCTGACGACGACGGGACTGCTTGGCCGTTGGCGGCAGCAGCCTTGGTCAAGGACACCTACATGGATGATGTCCTCACCGGGGGGCCGACCATCGAGGCCGCCCGAGAGATCCGGTTGCAGTTTACGCGGCTCTGCAGGGCGGGCGGATTTCCCCTGCGGAAGTGGTCAGCCAGCGATCCGGCGATTTTGGAGGGTATCGACGACGAGGACCTGCTGCGTCAAGAGCCACTTTGGTGGCTTCCTTCCGAGGGGCACCTCACCTTGGGCCTTCGGTGGTTCCCGTGCCGCGATGACTTCTCCTTCGCCGCCCCGCAGCTGCCTCTTGAGATTATTTCGCGACGTTCCGTGTTGTCTCTCGCTGCTCGTATGTTCGATCCGTTGGGCTGGCTGGCTCCCGCTACTTCCTTGGCGAAGATTTGGATCCAGTCGACCTGGCTTTTGGGCGTCGACTGAGATGCGCCCCTCCCGGAGGCGCACGCTCTTCGCTGGAGGTCATTTCACTCGGAGATGGCGAGCCTGGAGGACATTCGTGTGCCGCGATGGATGGGCTGCGGGGAGGCCGAGACGACGTCAGTTGTCCACGGTTTCGCTGATGCGTCGGAGCGAGCGTTCGCAGCCGTCGTGTACTTGAGGTCCGCGGCCCCCTCCGGCGGAGTCAAGGTTCGACTGCTCGCAGCCAAGACGAAGGTCGCGCCTCTGAAGACCGTTACGCTGCCCCAACTTGAGCTGTGCACTTCCGCGCTGCTCGCTAAATTTACCGCACATCTTCGTGAAGTTTTATGTTTAAGAGAGCCTCCGGTCTTCTGGTCGGACTCTACAGTGACTCTGGGCTGGATTCAGGGTCATCCGAGCCAATGGAAGACGTACATCGCCACCAGGGTCAGCGAAATTTAAACGTCGGTCCCTGACGCAGTTTGGAGACACATTCCGGGCCGCGACAATCCGGCGGATTGCGCCTCAAGAGGACTCCTCCCCGCCGAGCTGCGGGATCACGAGCTCTGGTGGACCGGCCTCTCCTGGTTGTGCCGAGCTCCGGAGGAGTGGCCTGCACCAGGAAACGCCGCGGAGCTCTGACCTGCCCGAGCGTCGAACTCATGCTCACGTATCCCGTGCCACCGACGCTGAAGCCCCCGAGGACGAGATGTTGACGCGCTTCTCAGACCTGAAAAGACTCTGCCGAGTCACTGCGTGGTGCCTTCGCTGGCACTCTCGGAGGATGCCGCCGACCTTGAAGCCCGCCCAGCCGAGCTTTCTCACCGCCGAAAAGCTAGAGGAGGCCCGACTCCGCTGGATACGAGCCGTGCAGCGCTCGCACTTCTCCGAGGAGCTTGCTTCGCTGGAGTCCGGCCGACCGGTGGCGCCCCGCGGAGGGCTCGATAAGCTCAGTCCGTTCCAGGACGACCGAGGGCTGCTGCGAGTGGGCGGCCGCTTGGAGAACTCCGCTCTTCCGTTTGATCGCAAGCATCCGGTGATTTTGCCGTGCGACTCCCACTTGACCCGGCTTGTGGTGGAGGCCTGTCATCGCCGCGCCTTGCACGGGGGCGTCCAGCTGACCCTGAGCGCCCTCCGTTTAGATTACTGGGTTCCTCGGGGGCGATCCTTAGTTAAGCGAGTGATATTTCGTTGCGTGACTTGCGTCCGGTGGCGCGCATCGTCCCCTCAATCGCTGATGGGAAACCTCCCCTCTCCTAGAGTCACCTCTTCGCGGCCCTTCCTCCATACGGGTTTAGATTACGCCGGGCCCGTCTGGCTCCGGTCCTCGAAGGGTCGAGGGCAGCACGCGAATAAGGGTTTTCTCGTCATTTTTGTCTGTCTGAGTTCGAGGGCCGTTCACTTGGATGTAGCCTCCGACTATTCGGCCGACGCGGTCGTGGCCGCTTTACGTCGTCTTATGGCTCGTCGGGGCGTTTGTCACACCATCTACAGCGATTGCGGGACGAACTTTGTGGGCGCGGACGCGCAACTCCGTCAATTGTTTGCCGCGAGTCATCGTGAAGCGCAGCGTATGGCCCTCCTGGTGGCCGGCGATAAAATCCGGTGGCGATTTAACCCCCCCGCGGCGCCGAATTTCGGGGGCTTATGGGAAGCCGCGGTCAAGTCGGCTAAGCACCATCTGAGAAGATTGATCGGAGAAAATCGGTTAACCTTCGAGGAGATGTCGACTCTTCTAGCGCAAATAGAATCGTGCTTAAATTCGCGCCCGCTCGCCGCCCTCTCGGATGACCCGGCTGACTTGGCCGCCCTTACCCCGGGTCATTTTTTGATAGGCGAACCTTTGTTAGCGCTCCCGGAGCCGTCGCTGTCTCTTGAGCCGTCGAGTCGCCTGTCTCGCTGGCGACTTTTGCAGCAAATCAAGGATCATTTCTGGGACCGCTGGTCCCGCGAGTACCTGCACTCGTTAGCCCACCGGCCGAAATGGACTAAACAATCCGAGGAGATTCAAGTTGGACGACTTTGTTTGCTCCGGAGTGAGGCGACGCCTCCTACTCGTTG belongs to Cardiocondyla obscurior isolate alpha-2009 linkage group LG28, Cobs3.1, whole genome shotgun sequence and includes:
- the LOC139112349 gene encoding uncharacterized protein, whose product is MASERLAQRLRVERAPAAVSVFGIGGNKAAMSHSCVQISVSRRTSGPALRVKAFMLPRLTAYAGKLDSPVGPWPHLLGLELADPEYAAADAVDLLFGAEVFASIILPGLKKGGPSHPVAQNTSLGWILSGQVGDLLRAHPSRFFQCRIEDELMSLVRGFWAQEELGADRLAPSVEDESCERHFRETHSRAPDGRYRVRLPFRLPLPDFFGTRRLALRMLEQTEKKFRRDTKFQETYRDFMQQYESLGHMTVACDDDNAARQASRVTSRTTAFFGNRALPRSCGWFLMARLSDFLPGP
- the LOC139112350 gene encoding uncharacterized protein encodes the protein MASLEDIRVPRWMGCGEAETTSVVHGFADASERAFAAVVYLRSAAPSGGVKVRLLAAKTKVAPLKTVTLPQLELCTSALLAKFTAHLREVLCLREPPVFWSDSTVTLGWIQGHPSQWKTYIATRVSEI